The window TTTTGGTTTCCTTAATTACACGACACTGGATTTGAGAAAGCACTACTGCCATCGAGAAGTGGAGCTTAATAAAAGACTTTCTGATGATGTTTACGACACCGTAGTGGAGATCTGTCGGGATCCTGAAACGGGGAAACTCACCTTAGAACGCCAATGTAATAGCCCGGTCGAATACGCCGTTAGAATGCGAGAACTTCCCGATAATGCCTGTTTTAGGCGGCTCATTGAACGGGGGGAGGTTACTTCAAACCACATTCAGTCCATAGCAAGAAGACTGGCGGATTTCTACTCTTCAGGGTTTGTCCTTCCTGATAAGCTGGCTTTGTATGGCGGAATTGAATATGTTCGCTTCAATACCTACGAAAATTTCAAACAACTGGAGCCCTTTGCTCAGGAAATAGGCGGGAAGAGCTTTCTCCAGTGGATGAAAAATCTAACTTACAGGTTTACTGTCCTGTCCAGGAATCTTTTCGATGAGCGACTGAGGAAGGGTTTTGTAAAAGATGGGCATGGCGATCTGAGAGCTGATCATATTTATTTCTACCGAGGCGTTCATATTATAGACTGCATTGAGTTCAATAATAGATTTAGATACGGTGACGTAGCCGCCGATCTCGCCTTTCTTTTCATGGATCTTCTGAGACTTGGCTATCCCGATTATGCCTATCGAATTATCGACGAGTATGTCAGGGTGAGTGGAGACTTTCAGTTGTGGTTTCTTTTCGATTTCTACACAGCATATCGAGCTGTAGTGAGGGCCAAGGTAGCTTGCCTTGAAACTCTTAGCCATCCGAGCGATGCAGAACAAAATTGCCGCTGTTTTGACGGGGCTCGACGATTCATGAACCTGGGAGCAATCCATACGGTAGCTTATGGGATTCCCACAGCTTGGGTTTTTATGGGACCTCCGGCATCCGGAAAGTCCAGACTAGGCAAAAGGGTGGCTCAACTTGGGCATATGCTTTACATCTCGTCAGATCAGCTTCGCCGCCAGATTTTTCCTGATGCAAATCGCTCTCCCTTCGGGCAGGGAGCATACGCTAAAGAGGCTAGAGATGTAGTTTACGAAAGAATTTTCGAAGATGCTTCTAAGGCTGTAAAGAGTGGGCGATCAGTGGTTATAGATGCTACGTTCTCATCGTCCAAGTGGAGAAAAGCGCTTCTTGGGGCGTTGCTCGACTATCCCGTTCATGTGGTGTTTGTGGAAACTACGGCAGATAAGGCCACCTTGGCGGAAAGGCTTAGAAGTCGAGAATATTCTTCGGATACAGGTGAAAGCGATGCAAGAATTGAACATCTTGAGCGGTTTCTTGAAACCTACGAACCTCCTCATGAGCTAAGAGCCGATATGCATGTGCTGGTCAACACAACCGTGGACGACGAAAACCAATCTCTTCTGAAACTACTTTCGGAAGCTATTAAAAAAAGAATACTTCAGGCCAGAAGCATTAAACCTTACGGAGGCGAAGATGAAAGACCAACTAGAAGTATCTGGAGAATTGTACCAAAAGAGCGAGAGAATATTGACTATAGAATTAGGTGGCGTAAGGGTATTTTGCCTGTTCTTATAATCGCCCCTCACGGAGGATTTATAGAACCTGGAACATCCATCATAGCTGAAGCTATCGCGGGAGAAAAATATTGGTTTTACGCCTTTGAAGGTATTAAACCCTCGGGAAACATGAGCCTTCATGTGTCGAGTAATTTGTTCGACGAGGATAGATTCCTCGATATTTCTTCTCAAGTAGTTTGGACTTTGTCAGTTCACGGCTATGCGTCCCCTGAAGAAACCATATTTGTCGGTGGGCGCGATGCTGTAGGGTGTGAAGAAATAAGCGAGATTTTAAGAGAATCCGGGTTTGATGCTGTTGCAACCTGTCCTAAAGGTATTCGAGGCACAAACCCAAGGAATATTGTTAACAGAAACTTATCGAGCACAGGTGTGCAACTAGAAATTAGTAGGGGAATGCGGAACCATGTTATAGACGGGAATGAAAAAGGACAGCGGTTTTTGGAAGCTTTAAGAACGGCTGTGGAACTTACCACTCGAAGGTTTCTTAGCAAGTAATCTTACTTGGAAGAAAGGGCAAACACTTTGAAAAATAAGACATTTAGCCTAACACTTTTATTGATTATAGTTTTTTGTGAAGCTATAGCCTGGGCTCAACAAAATCCACCTGCAGAAGAGACTCAGCCCAGCAAAGCTGTCCAACAGGATCTAGTGGTGGAGAATAACCTTTTTTCGCCGACAAGAACTCCACCATCTACCAGTAAACAGCATGATAATGCTACTACTCAGATTTCACCGAGTGATCTTCAGCTCGATGGAGTAATACTTACGAAGGATAAGAAACGAGCCATTTTCAAAGTAAATCCAAATATCCTGGGAGATGAAAAAGCCAAGAAAAATCCTTATGTTACGGTTCCTGAAGGGGGGCAGATCGGCTCTTATAAGATTATATCTGTTCAAAAAAATCAGGTTATAGCTGACCAGAATGGACAGCAAGTAGTAATACCCCTAATAAAGACCGGTAAGGCTCCTTCGCCTATTACCGTGCATCTTCCTACAGTTTCGTTATCGCCTGCAACTCCAACACAATCAGCTAAACAACCTCCCGCACCACAGCCTCCAGCGGGAGCTGGTCATCCATCTCCAAAAGGAACAACTCCAGCAGAACCAGCACCAGGAGAGCAGATTCAGCCCCAATCGCAACCTTTGCCATCTCCTTTCCAAGGTGGTCAAGCCGAGGTAGAAGAAGTTTCGACTCAACCTCCATTGCCTGCCCCTGAGGATTTTGAAAAGCTGAGCCCTGAGCAAAAAGAAGAAGTGATTAAAAAAATGCAAAGCACCATGGAGCGTAAAATCAAGAGCAATATTCAAAAGTAACATTTCTAGAGTGGTATAGGGTAACGGAATGATCCAGGTTAGATATCCCTTCATTACATTGACTCATAACGGTTTTTTCCTTGATGTGTTAATTCAACCTAGATCTTCTCGAGACGAATTAGCCGGGATTCACGATAACTGTCTCAAAATTCGCCTTACTGCCCCTCCCGTGGATGGGGCTGCAAATAAAGCCTGTATTGAATTCATAGCAAAAATTTTGGGTGTAAGTCGATCCAGGATCACTATTGTTAGCGGTCACAGTAGCCGCAAAAAGAGATTGTTTGTTGAGGTGGCAGAACCCGGCAAATTGATTGAAACTCTTCCATTGTGATTTTATTAAGTATATCAATTTGATTGGTTTTTACTTGTAGAACTAGGAAAGACCAGGTTTCTAACAAGTCTCGGGGAGGGGATGTTTTTAGCCATCTATCGTAAAGTCTTTTCGAATTTTATTTGATCAATCGAAATAGATTTGTTAAAGGCATTCTTACGGGTTAGGGTTTCATATTAAAAGCATCTAAGGGAGGCGGTTATGAGAGAAGCTGTTATTGTTAGCGCAGTTCGCACGCCCATAGGGAATTTTAACGGCACACTTTCTTCGATTGGAGCTACTCAGCTTGGAGCTATTGTTATTGAGGAAGCTATAAAGCGAGCTGGGATTCCCAAAGAAGAAGTTAATGAAGTGATTATGGGACAGGTTCTTCCATGCGGATATGGACAGAACCCGGCAAAACAGGCAGCGGTTAAAGCTAACATGCCCTGGGAAGTGGAATGCCTGACCATCAATAAGGTGTGTGGTTCGGGACTTAAAGCCGTGATGCTTGCTGCTCAGGCTATACAGGTTGGGGACGCTGATGTGGTGGTGGCTGGCGGAATGGAAAACATGAGCATGGCTCCATATTATCTTGAAAAAGCCCGTTTTGGCTACCGTATGGGTGATGCCAAGCTGATTGATCATATGATTCACGACGGATTGTGGGATATCGTTAATGACTTCCACATGGGTATATCAAACGAACTTTGTTCTGAAAAATACGGCGTATCCAGAGAAGATCAGGATCGCTATGCGGCTGAATCTTACCGTCGATCTCTCGAAGCCATTAAAGCCGGCAAATTCAAGGACGAAATAGTGCCGGTAGTAATACCCCAGAAGAAGGGAGATCCCATAGTTTTCGATACGGACGAGTGCCCTCGAGAAACCCCCTATGAAGTGCTAGCAAAAATGAAACCTGCTTTTAAGGAAGGAGGAGTTACCACAGCCGGCAATGCGTCTATCATAAGCGACGGAGCTGCAGCCGTTGTGGTGATGGCTCGAGAAAAAGCAGAAAAACTTGGATGTAAAATCATGGCTACTATTGGCGCTCAGGCTTCCGCCGGTATAGACATGAAGTATGTGCTCGTTGCCCCTATATGGGCTATACCCAAGTGCTTGAAAAAGGAAGGAATTGGTCTTGGCGACGTGGATCTTTATGAAGTCAACGAAGCCTTTAGTGGATCTACCGTAGCAGTGTTGAAGGAACTTGGATTGGATCACAATAAGGTTAACGTTAATGGTGGAAGTGTGGCTTTAGGTCATCCGATCGGGGCTAGCGGAGCCAGAGTGCTTGTAACCCTACTTTACGAAATGATCCGCCAGGACAAAAAGTTTGGACTTGCTTCTCTTTGTCTTGGAGGGGGAGAAGCTGTCGCTATGGTCGTAAAACGTTAGTAGAGGATTTTTTTAACCGAGGGAGGGAACACGATGAAATCTGATGATGTTAAGCTCTTCGCTGTCATTGGTGCTGGTCAGATGGGACATGGCATCGCTCTCGTTGCCGCTGTAAGCGGGTTAAACGTCATTTTGAACGACATTAAGATGGAATTTGCTGAACGCGGTTTCCAAAGTATCAGCCAGATTCTTTCCAAAAACGTTGACAAAGGTAAAATGACCAAAGAAGAAAAGGACGCAGCTCTCGATAGAATCAAGCTTAGCGCTAACCTTCGGGATCTTCATTCCGTTGACTTTGTGGTTGAGGCGGCTACAGAAAACCAGGAAATAAAGTTTCAAATCTTTCGAGACTTAGATGAAATTTGCCCGTCTCATGCCATTCTTGCTACCAATACCTCCTCAATTCCTATAGGCCGCATTGCTGCCCAAACAAAGCGGCCTGATAAAGTTATCGGTATGCACTTTATGAATCCCGTCCCGGTTATGAAACTGGTTGAAGTCATTCGAGCTCTTACCACGTCAGATGAGACCTTTCAGGTGACCTGGGATTTGTCTATAAAGTTCGGCAAGACCCCGGCCGAAGCTAATGATTACCCTGGATTTATTGCTAACCGCATTCTTATGCCTATGATCAATGAAGCAGTTTACTGTCTTTACGAGGGTGTTGGAACTAGAGAGTCTATCGATACCGTTATGAAACTGGGCATGAACCATCCTATGGGACCTCTTGCACTTGCAGACCTTATCGGATTAGACACCTGCCTTGCTATTATGGAAACTCTTTACGAAGGTTTCAAAGATTCGAAATATCGCCCCTGTCCACTTCTCCGCAAATATGTTGAGGCTGGATGGCTTGGAAGAAAGACCGGAAAGGGCTTTTACGAATACAAATAGGGAGGGG of the Thermodesulforhabdaceae bacterium genome contains:
- a CDS encoding acetyl-CoA C-acetyltransferase, with the protein product MREAVIVSAVRTPIGNFNGTLSSIGATQLGAIVIEEAIKRAGIPKEEVNEVIMGQVLPCGYGQNPAKQAAVKANMPWEVECLTINKVCGSGLKAVMLAAQAIQVGDADVVVAGGMENMSMAPYYLEKARFGYRMGDAKLIDHMIHDGLWDIVNDFHMGISNELCSEKYGVSREDQDRYAAESYRRSLEAIKAGKFKDEIVPVVIPQKKGDPIVFDTDECPRETPYEVLAKMKPAFKEGGVTTAGNASIISDGAAAVVVMAREKAEKLGCKIMATIGAQASAGIDMKYVLVAPIWAIPKCLKKEGIGLGDVDLYEVNEAFSGSTVAVLKELGLDHNKVNVNGGSVALGHPIGASGARVLVTLLYEMIRQDKKFGLASLCLGGGEAVAMVVKR
- a CDS encoding 3-hydroxybutyryl-CoA dehydrogenase is translated as MKSDDVKLFAVIGAGQMGHGIALVAAVSGLNVILNDIKMEFAERGFQSISQILSKNVDKGKMTKEEKDAALDRIKLSANLRDLHSVDFVVEAATENQEIKFQIFRDLDEICPSHAILATNTSSIPIGRIAAQTKRPDKVIGMHFMNPVPVMKLVEVIRALTTSDETFQVTWDLSIKFGKTPAEANDYPGFIANRILMPMINEAVYCLYEGVGTRESIDTVMKLGMNHPMGPLALADLIGLDTCLAIMETLYEGFKDSKYRPCPLLRKYVEAGWLGRKTGKGFYEYK
- a CDS encoding poly-gamma-glutamate hydrolase family protein translates to MTQNKSQWETLDEIDKAFSDPSFYPHEIKKIDRKETHISLVFLTGRWVYKIKKPVDFGFLNYTTLDLRKHYCHREVELNKRLSDDVYDTVVEICRDPETGKLTLERQCNSPVEYAVRMRELPDNACFRRLIERGEVTSNHIQSIARRLADFYSSGFVLPDKLALYGGIEYVRFNTYENFKQLEPFAQEIGGKSFLQWMKNLTYRFTVLSRNLFDERLRKGFVKDGHGDLRADHIYFYRGVHIIDCIEFNNRFRYGDVAADLAFLFMDLLRLGYPDYAYRIIDEYVRVSGDFQLWFLFDFYTAYRAVVRAKVACLETLSHPSDAEQNCRCFDGARRFMNLGAIHTVAYGIPTAWVFMGPPASGKSRLGKRVAQLGHMLYISSDQLRRQIFPDANRSPFGQGAYAKEARDVVYERIFEDASKAVKSGRSVVIDATFSSSKWRKALLGALLDYPVHVVFVETTADKATLAERLRSREYSSDTGESDARIEHLERFLETYEPPHELRADMHVLVNTTVDDENQSLLKLLSEAIKKRILQARSIKPYGGEDERPTRSIWRIVPKERENIDYRIRWRKGILPVLIIAPHGGFIEPGTSIIAEAIAGEKYWFYAFEGIKPSGNMSLHVSSNLFDEDRFLDISSQVVWTLSVHGYASPEETIFVGGRDAVGCEEISEILRESGFDAVATCPKGIRGTNPRNIVNRNLSSTGVQLEISRGMRNHVIDGNEKGQRFLEALRTAVELTTRRFLSK
- a CDS encoding DUF167 domain-containing protein yields the protein MIQVRYPFITLTHNGFFLDVLIQPRSSRDELAGIHDNCLKIRLTAPPVDGAANKACIEFIAKILGVSRSRITIVSGHSSRKKRLFVEVAEPGKLIETLPL